One genomic segment of Diceros bicornis minor isolate mBicDic1 chromosome 13, mDicBic1.mat.cur, whole genome shotgun sequence includes these proteins:
- the NCDN gene encoding neurochondrin isoform X3: MASDCEPALNQAEGRNPTLERYLGALREAKNDSEQFAALLLVTKAVKAGDIDAKTRRRIFDAVGFTFPNRLLTSKEAPDGCPDHVLRALGVALLACFCSDPELAAHPQVLNKIPILSTFLTARGDPDDAARRSMIDDTYQCLTAVAGTPRGPRHLIAGGTVSALCQAYLGHGYGFDQALALLVGLLAAAETQCWKEAEPDLLAVLRGLSEDFQKAEDASKFELCQLLPLFLPPTTVPSECLRDLQAGLARILGSKLSSWQRNPALKLAARLAHACGSDWIPAGNSGSKFLALLVNLACVEVRLALEETGTEVKEDVVTACYALMELGIQECTRCEQSLLKEPQKVQLVSIMKEAIGAVIHYLQQVGSEKQKEPFVFASVRILGAWLAEETSSLRKEVCQLLPFLVRYAKTLYEEAEETNDLSQQVATLAISPTTPGPTWPGDALRLLLPGWCHLTVEDGPREILIKEGAPSLLCKYFLQQWELTSPGHDTSVLPDSVEISLQTCCHIFLNLVVTAPGLIKRDACFTSLMNTLMTSLPALVQQQGRLLLAANVATLGLLMARLLSTSPALQGTPASRGFFAAAILFLSQSHVARATPGSDQAVLALSSDYEGIWADLQELWFLGMQAFTGCVPLLPWLAPAALRSRWPQELLQLLGSVSPNSVKPEMVAAYQGVLVELARANRLCREAMRLQAGEETASHYRMAALEQCLSEP; this comes from the exons ATGGCCTCGGATTGCGAGCCAGCTCTGAACCAGGCAGAGGGCCGAAACCCCACCCTGGAGCGCTACCTAGGAGCCCTCCGTGAGGCCAAGAATGACAGCGAGCAGTTTGCAGCCCTGCTGCTA GTGACCAAGGCAGTCAAAGCAGGTGACATCGATGCCAAAACTCGGCGGCGGATCTTCGATGCCGTAGGCTTCACCTTCCCCAATCGTCTTCTGACCAGCAAGGAGGCACCAGATGGCTGCCCCGACCATGTCCTCCGGGCCCTGGGCGTGGCCCTGCTGGCCTGCTTCTGCAGTGACCCTGAACTGGCCGCCCATCCCCAGGTCCTGAACAAGATCCCCATCCTTAGCACCTTCCTCACAGCCCGGGGGGACCCCGACGATGCTGCCCGCCGTTCCATGATTGATGACACCTACCAGTGCCTGACAGCTGTGGCAGGCACACCCCGCGGGCCCCGGCACCTCATTGCTGGTGGTACCGTGTCTGCCCTATGTCAGGCATACCTGGGGCATGGCTATGGCTTTGACCAGGCCCTGGCACTCTTGGTGGGGCTGCTGGCTGCTGCTGAGACACAGTGCTGGAAGGAGGCAGAGCCCGACCTGCTGGCTGTGTTGCGGGGCCTCAGTGAAGATTTCCAGAAAGCTGAGGATGCCAGCAAGTTTGAGCTCTGCCAGTTGCTACCCCTCTTTCTGCCCCCTACAACCGTGCCCTCTGAATGCCTCCGGGATCTGCAGGCCGGGCTGGCACGCATCCTGGGCAGCAAGCTGAGCTCCTGGCAGCGCAACCCTGCACTAAAGCTGGCAGCCCGCCTGGCGCATGCCTGCGGCTCCGACTGGATCCCGGCCGGCAACTCCGGGAGCAAGTTCCTGGCCCTGCTGGTGAATCTGGCGTGCGTGGAAGTGCGGCTGGCACTGGAGGAGACAGGCACAGAGGTGAAAGAGGATGTGGTGACCGCCTGCTATGCCCTCATGGAGTTGGGGATCCAGGAATGCACCCGCTGTGAGCAGTCCCTGCTGAAGGAGCCACAGAAGGTGCAGCTCGTGAGCATCATGAAGGAGGCCATCGGGGCTGTCATCCACTACTTGCAGCAG GTGGGGTCGGAGAAGCAGAAGGAGCCCTTTGTGTTTGCATCCGTGCGGATCCTGGGTGCCTGGCTGGCCGAAGAGACCTCATCCCTGCGCAAGGAGGTCTGCCAGCTACTGCCCTTCCTCGTCCGCTATGCCAAGACCCTCTACGAGGAGGCCGAGGAGACCAATGACCTCTCCCAGCAGGTGGCCACCCTGGCCAtctcccccaccaccccaggGCCCACCTGGCCAGGGGACGCTCTCCG GCTCCTTCTGCCCGGCTGGTGCCACCTGACAGTCGAAGATGGGCCCCGAGAGATCCTGATCAAGGAAGGGGCCCCCTCACTCCTGTGCAAGTATTTCCTGCAGCAGTGGGAACTCACATCCCCTGGCCATGACACCTCAGTGCTGCCCGACAGCGTGGAGATCAGCCTGCAGACCTGCTGCCACATCTTCCTCAACCTCGTGGTCACCGCGCCAGGGCTGATCAA gCGAGATGCCTGCTTCACGTCTCTTATGAACACCCTGATGACATCGCTGCCCGCACTAGTGCAGCAGCAGGGGAGGCTGCTTCTGGCTGCCAatgtggccaccctgggcctcCTCATGGCCCGGCTCCTTAGCACCTCTCCAG CTCTTCAGGGAACACCAGCATCCCGGGGTTTCTTCGCAGCTGCCATCCTCTTCCTGTCGCAGTCCCACGTGGCTCGGGCGACACCTGGCTCAGACCAGGCAGTGCTGGCCCTGTCCTCTGACTACGAGGGCATCTGGGCCGACCTGCAGGAGCTCTGGTTCCTGGGCATGCAGGCCTTCACAGGCTGCGTGCCACTGCTGCCCTGGCTGGCCCCCGCTGCCCTGCGCTCCCGCTGGCCACAGGAGCTGCTCCAGCTGCTAGGCAGCGTCAGCCCCAACTCCGTCAAGCCTGAGATGGTCGCCGCCTATCAGGGTGTCCTAGTTGAATTGGCACGGGCCAACCGGCTGTGCCGGGAGGCCATGAGGCTGCAGGCGGGTGAGGAGACGGCCAGCCACTACCGTATGGCCGCCCTGGAGCAATGCCTGTCCGAGCCCTGA